The sequence cagtaagtgttggtaattctgcaagcacctttttcatctcctgaaaggctgattctgcttcctgagtccatacgaagtcttttttcttcaaacaatttttcaaagtattgaagaatggtaactgtcgttctgcggctttcgacagaaaccgcgtgatagccgcaagcttccccgttagactctgcacatctttctttgtcttcggagatggtaaattatcaatggcttcaatctttttgggattggccttgataccctgcgctgtcaccacatgacctaaaaacttgccttcctcttccccaaaactacatttaagcgggttaagcttcatgttgatcctgcgcagagatgcaaacgtttctagGGTGTCggtgagcatgtcttcttcggtgttacttttaattaccaagtcgtcgacgtacgcttcaagatttctaccgatttggtgcttgaatgctgcgtcaattacacgctgataggtcgcgccagcattctttaaaccgaaaggcatcttcgtgtaacaataaataccctgcggcgtatgaaaagcagtcttgtcctcatcttccgcagccattaagatttggtgataacctttgtatgcgtccagaaaacacttgtacctaaatcccgatagtgattctaccttccagtctatctccgggagagggtaattgtccttgggacatgccttattaatatctttgaaatcaacgcacatcctccagttaccgtcagccttttttaccaatacaggatttgcaacccatgtctgataacgcacttcccgtagaatgcctgctttgacaaggttgtccacctctgcgcacaaccaatcactgcggtctagagccatatgccgcttcttttgcctaacgggtgtcaatgatggattaacatttaacttatgttccgcaatatcacgcggaaccccagtcatgtctgactcacgccacgcgaaaatatctgcgtttgcggacaaaattccatgcaatttggcctttgtttcggctgacaagcctgcgccgattttaattcgtttatccggatgcaagcgatttgctatgactgcacaatttgccagttgttctcccacactaggagtgcttataggcgcaactgagccacacaactcggttgtgtgatgtgacgcaaccgtggcaacgcctcctactgtgggaaacttgatcaaaccatgcactaccgatggtatgatgttgaaacgccgtatgaagtttctccctagcagtgcgttatatcgtgaagttgaacgaaccacataaaaatcgaccaattcatgcctgatcatctgcgggttcctgtcatccgcaagctctaccattaattctattcggcctagcggccacgagttttctccgaaAAACCCtaatagcgtaatatcaggctggtgtaactgcgctttgacttctgccggaaggaaacgataacaatgctcatacataatatcgacaccggtgccagtgtcaacatgcatgcgcttaacctggattctgcaatcagggatgcgacacttgatgataacgggctcattaatagaatcaattgacattacaggagggaaagtgattgggagaagctcccaatcttggtgatcattgtactttctccgctggctgattttctctgcgtcaaccatgttaatggttaagtcggcatttttcgctttgtcaactttctgccacgcgaaagtcttagacttcgaagcctcttctgcggcctttcccttgtcctttttaggtggttttagatgatccaatttgcccgcgcgaagctCCTCCAGAACCCGTTcaatcaagtttttacaccgattggtgtcgtgaccataatcgtcatgaaattcacaatactttgttttgtcccgcttaccaaattccgtaagcggagttgggaccgcaaaggtcgcgcacaccGGTTCGGTTGTCAAAATTTATTTTGGCGTTTTGGAtaaacttttaagcagcgcatagttctgattattgatgccgcgctgattattgtttcgataattgccacttgatttccctttatcattcctgatgggaccaccgctaggataccttccacgagagttgttaccacgattttgatcgcgtgaacgatcatcatcgtccttcctctcgttgcgtgagctagctgttggaatgtcattatcttcgccactccgcatatagtcgtggcattcattaagcgcctcagcataagttgttgggactgtatggcgcagacgccttaccagtgttggatgacgttctgagtttataccatgtatgagtccggaaatctgttgctctggtttgagatctggtatacgcaggcactcattagtataccttgtgagaaattcgcccaaagattcgttgaacttctgcacgatgtcatggcattcaatgtgagtgcgcttgggtggtctctgattctgatattgcagcaaaaactttgtccgcagatccataaacccggtaatactacccgccggcaacttattaaaccactcacgagcaataccctgtagtgtcataggaaatatctgacacgcaaccgaatccacccagccttgagtgcgcattgcgccttcgaaacgctgtaaaaaatcatctggatcggtcaggccattgtaagtacccaacgtgctaggtatctttggtgctgatggaaacgggtatgcggatatatgcggaggaaacttgtcaaaggtagtcggtagctcgaagggtggtttaacaggatcccctttcaagtttgcaaagaaacgcttcatcatgtcctgaacaaagtcaggttgtgaaaataagtgaaccatatcaggaggtgcggcctgcatgaattgacttgcaagatttgcctgcccttgaacattttgccaaggttgaccctgcgtctgcggatataaccaaggctgctgcgttggaaaagagggataacttgaagacgcagagtacacaggtggctgtaaaggaagcgaaacctgtggcgcagatatctgcgaaacttgaggatacacacttaaaagcccaactgtatgcgttgtgctttgctgctgcgctgttatcggcgcccaatgagagtttgcatctgggatgacaccaaatccccaactattaagtaacgcctgcgcatccgcaggagttaaaaattgtgaaactgggcgcggtggttgccaaggttgcaacggtgtaaatgacgaattctgctgaatgctctgcgtatgcagaggtattgaaacagtggtactgtaaataggtacctggccgcagcaaaccacatgcggccccgttgttctaCCGCTAGttcctgcaaagatgacccttggatccactgacgaaaagtccagccgcgtggttgtgactggtgagtttgctcttggcggtgtgaccccgtctgaatatatcggcttgtacctctgaaagggttcgccggatataggtggagggtatatcgtgtaccccgcctgaatagcggcccctgtagtcataaccggtgtatgttgactaccagacggtgcgttctgaacatctgtttgggtatgttccgatgattcctcggaagtcatgatactgttaaagaaaaaattcaaaaatttcgtaaataacgagtcatacaattcaaaaccttaaaagaaaaagcaattaaacagtcttgaattaattcgactctcaatgaaagcaccacttgatcatgcatattttaaccgtggggtttaatatgcctgctcaatacataaggaggggtttaaggatcttagaacgtggctctccggtccggctaccgtgaataaccctggccgacatgatgatgtcggcggggtggccaagcgattaagtccacctctgataacggtcgtcgatcaagaggccccaaataaggtcgtaggtactagcttacgaaagactaacctgttaaccttgaagagatgctgaatgatgctgttttgcttaatgtatctcgtgtgcgatagttacataatataccgtgtccggtaaatgatgattagggttgtatttacaggcaaaccctaattctagaaccgtcccagatcacgttaatctcatccataaaTACTCGTAACATTAGAATATTTAACAATTATAAGTATACAATCTAAGTAGAATAATGACTTTTAGTTAGCAGATCTGAAGCTGTATCATGTTTTTATGCAATTTGACCCTGTGTTAGTATCTTTATACTTTTATGCCACTTGAcccaaaaatctcttttttttttttttttttttttttttcttccgaaAAAACAACGCATAGTATACTTATAAATACTTATAAAACAACGCATAGTATAATACTCCGTAGTACATAACCATTCTCACGGTAGGTTAAAGGTCACTTATAAATACTCTTATACTCCCAACGACCACTTCATTTCGCATCTTTTTTATTTACTCATTTTCCACCTTTGCATCCGGTCACAAATGACAAAAACCAATCAAAAAAATCTAGCAAAGAAAACAGATCATCCGGTTTATCGAGGAGTTCGAATGAGAAGTTGGGGCAAATGGGTATCCGAAATACGACAACCACGTAAAAAATCACGTATCTGGCTAGGCACATTTTCTACACCGGAGATGGCAGCCAGAGCTCATGATGTGGCCGCGCTGTGTATTAAAGGTAACGCGGCTATATTAAATTTTCCTCAACTAAAAGACTTGTTACCACGCCCCGCTTCTATTGATCCACGTGACGTTCAAGCTGCAGCTGCAAAGGCAGCCACAATGCAAGAAATTAGTCACGTGATCACACCTTTGCCCGATATTAATGTTTCGGGCAGCTCGGGTGATGAGTTGGGTCAAATCATTGAGTTGCCGAGTTTAGAGGGGTGTTTTGACCCTCTCGAGTTGTCGGTGGTTGACTCGATGGATGGAATGCTGGATACGTCATGGGAGGTTGCTAATATCGATGAATTTCAGAGCAACTTTTACGAGTTAATGGCGAAAGATTCGAGCTCTCTACATGATATTATTTATGTATGAatgcatatatgtatattttttaacACTGTTTTACATTTTATGGGTTAATCACGGATAAATGATAGGTGTTCTCAATACATTATATTCTCCTTCTAGTAACACaatagtctatatatatatatacaccgattGAATATACTATGTTTTTTGAGAAATGAATGTTgaattgaatatatatgaaaaaATTGATTGAAATGTATAGATTTATTGTATAATTTCTATAGAAGGTAGATCATGTTGATGGAATCATGTTATTGCGACACCTTTAGCTTTACTCGATATTTTGTTTACATGAATGGAAATAAATCTAGAGTTTCGTTCACATTCAAAGAGTTTATTGTAGGCCAGTAATATATTCATCACGATTTACTAAAAATGCACTAAGAATTTGTACAATATAAGCTATCAAAGTAATAAACAATTTTATAAATTGATGTATTAAAAGTACAacgaattattttatatattatgatGTCGGATTTAAATTTGGGTATTATAAACTCAAAGAATTGAAGATGGTCCAAACGTCCAAACCCATCAAAGAAGTTAGGATTATAGTTGATTCCCATTTGTATCCTTAAAGCTAACTAATAGGACGTTTATTATCAAAACTCGTAACTCCATATGGGTAACAAAAGTCAGGCATTTAATTAAAATGCTTGTCGTCGTCACATGTAATATCATTCAATATTCTTAAATAAACAACTCTCTTTCTTTCACTTTCTATAGCATCAAAGAAGCAATTAATTTATTGTACAATTGGTGCAATTGTAGTACAATTATATATATAGAAGATGGCTCAACTAATATATAAGAATATAGTACAGAAATGTAAAATTTTTGTTTACAATAATTACTTAATGAATAATGAATTATGTATTACTCCGTATTACGAGTAGTAACCAATCCTGGTTTCAAATCTTTGACTATGCAAAACCACATGCGCACGGGTGATTAACAATTCAATTCATCAATTGTTTTAGTTTGAGATGGTTCCGTTAAAGTAGCCGTTGATTGGGAGATATATATATTGTTGAGTAAATATAGAAAAttagaaaatagaaaagaaaagaaaaaaatcaaGTCCAAGCCGCCCCAAACTCTACATGCGCAACTAAACCCGTTAGCTTTTTAACGGCATTGGACTTTGGACTTTAAAAATTTAAATTAAACTGTGTTTCATCATCCTAAAATTGTGGTCGACATGATATTGCAAAAATTAtagatgtttttattttttttagaacagCGAATCCCCTTTAACCCCCCCAACACGatgtgggaaaggtgccatgggtggatccTTACATGGCAGGGATAGAATTGCATTAATTGTTGCCCTGGagtggagtcgaactcctgacctcaagTGTGTTAGAGGCAGACCACTACCACTCAGGTACAACTGCAATCCTGATTATAGATGTTTTTATACTTAAATTATTGGAAACATCCGTCTAATTTAATAAGTTAAAGTGAGATTTACGAATTTTAATAGCACTAGGTGGCCTTGTCTTTTTGCCAAGGTCTATTTCGGTGTCTAAAATAGGCCTCGAAATTGACTGACAGTGAAATGAGTGGAGGTGTCCACAGTTTCTATTTCGAtgtctattttattattatttatttattttattatatttttggttcTTTATAAATTTTAAATAGAAATAATAACTAAACAAATTACTGTAAAATTTATAATAAATTCCATAGATTAGATGAGTTAactatataaaaacaaaaaaaaaaaaaatattaaatatcaACACTTGTACATAGTGCATGAAAAATTGTACATTTGTATCTCTCCCATTTAATCTTCTTCTTACTTTTTTCTCAGCTCCAAATAAAAATAGCTTCATcgccaattaaaaaaaaaaaaaaaaaaaaaaaaaaaaacaacgtaAGGAAGAAAAAGCATCAGCATCAGCAGTTAACGGCTCATTATTTTAAAATTCAAACATCAAACGGTCAAATTTGCCACCGTCTGTGGCTCGACTTCGAAAACTGACGGCGGAATCGACGCCGGCATGGTGTTGACCGACAGTCAATCCCGTTCGGTTTAAGGCGACGGTGGCAATCGACTCCGGGCACCGAGTGCTCTAAGAGTAATACTTGGAAAAAGGTGATTTGAACGTAGAAAAGTACGTGTCTTGAATAAAAGAATGCGTCAAGTTGCTGAAAAATTAAACGATGGTTGAAGTGCGGACACAAGTATCTATTGAGAAAGCTGAAGAATGCTGCACATAAGGAATAGTCGCCGGCTGTGTTGGAAAATAGTTGTTGGCTAATCAAAAAGCTGTCGACTATAATGATGAATTTTCGGGTATCGTTTGAAGATCATAATGATAGATGGAAGCTAAATGAATAGCCTCGGCTCAAATTATTAACGGGAGAATTGAATAGATTTTATGGGTTAAAAATAGTCGTCGACTACACGTAACAGCTGCCAGCTAAAATATTGAAGCGAAAACAGCTATCGGCTATGCTATATGGCCGCCAAAAGAGGGCTATAAATACCAGGCCATTTACAACGGAAGAAAAATAGTTTTTCTATGAGTTTTTCTCTCTAGTTTTTCAGTATTTTACTTTTCAAGTTATTTAGCAATTTTGTGTAATGATTTCATTATTCAATTCCTCTAATCAATTCAATTACGAATTGCTTACATCTTCAATTTCTTGTAAGAGTCCTTATTTCAGTTTCAGTTTCAGTTTCTTCGAtgaattattacttatatattttatttaattgaaTGTTTTCTTTATCTTCAATATGAGCTATATTTGTTAGTATTTACTTAGATTACTAAACCCTAGAAATGATTGTCATCATgtgaaatagaaatattttgatcATAACTGATTGTATGATTAACCGTTTAAACACTGTTATTTTAGATCTTGTGTTTGGATTGGATACATAGGTGATTCCTTAGTTCTGAGTTTTGCTTTTACTAGATTATTCTAATGACTTGTTTTTCTAGATGGTCGTGAAATTAGATTTGTGAACCAAACAGGTTTAGTTAATGACTTGTATCAATCCCTAACTAGATTGGAATAGTGATGCAAACTTGTTAGCTACTAGCTGACAGTTTTGGTGAAGTGAACCAGCCGAACCTACATTAGGTCATACTTTTTAGTTAATTGATTGTGAGCTTCTTATCTTGTTAAGATTAGTTAGGTCGGCTAGTTGAAACAAGTAAAGACGGTGTCAGTTGTAGAAATCAGTTGACAACTATAATTGCATGATCAACTCAATATGTACGTACTAAATTTAAGACAATCTGCGTTAGGGTGAACGAAGTCTAAGTAAATACCTATTTATCTATTGAATTACTTTAATTTTACATCCACAAGTCTAAGAGTTTTCTAAAACTCCAACTTAAACTAAGTTTGATTTTCAATTAATTAAATTTTTGAACACACATCTCTCCGAGGAACGAACTTTACATACTATTATCTTTTACTATAGTGATTGGACCAGTTGCATGCAGTATGATAATTGATAGTAATTTGTATTGCATTTTTAAGGGTAGATAATATcatatcaactttttggcgccgctgccgggaagtgGTGTTTAGTTGAATTGTTAATTGCTGTTAACTAATCAGTCCTTCCGTAGACATAAAATCCCACGAAAGTTACTTTTTCTGTTTGCGTTTTCTTTGTGTTAGTGATTGTAGTATCCTAAGTCAAATGGCAGAGTTTACCGTGGAAGAATAGATGGAAGATGCTTGGAAAGGGCATGGGCATGATATTGCGCAACCTGAAGTTAACGAGGATTTTGTTGACTTGCTGACCAAGTTGAAAGATTTGTTCCGTATTACGGTTTGCACTATATATAGGACTCTTATGTAATATGTAACCCCAAGCACGAAAAATCAACAAAAAAGCTCTTTAGTTGGTTGTGGACTAAAGcgatcacaacgattgcatataaccacataATAGTCTCGTTTACTTTTCTTTCATTATTTTGTCTGCATATAGTTTATATGATTACCATTTAGATTGGTCATCGTTGTTATGGTCCATAAACTCTTATCAACCATGAGTGTCCAATGCATTTTACGAAAACCCCAGCTCACTCGCAATGCGCCGGAATATCATAAAATTAGATCATGAGTTATAAATTCAAACTTGTCAGTGAAATAAGTCCAACCTATAAcccattttctgttttataaagtTTTGTGTGTTTCTTAGTTTCAAGATCTTCTTGGATATTGTGAAAAAGATCATTAGTGTTTCCAGTAAAGTTTGGTGGCCTAAATTTTGGTATTAAAATTCTATAAGGTTGACTAACTGATCCATAATATTTTAAACTTGTTTACAACTATCAATAATACACATAACTTGAATAAGTTGTACTGTCATATACGGAGTATTTTTATTTACATTGCATAAGTGGATCATACATGTACAACTGCGAAAATTCAATGATGAAGGTGAAGACGTGAAAGTCTCACCTAAATTATTCTCATTTTCCAACATTTTTTTGCCAGTTACGTTATAAGTGTATTTTGATAAAAATTCAAGAACATATTTAAACCACGAAtagtttttgttttttatttttttcaacctgTCATCAAAATAACGATCAACAGTatatcaatcagtattttgaaatgcaacataaaatttaagaaatacggagtCTAACATTGTCTATGTGTTTTAGCTTCCTCTTTAATCTCTTGCTTGCGTCGTGTGTGAGATGCAAGGGTGTGGCTCATTTTTTTCGAGTATAATGGATGGTGATTAAACCCTTTAACTAATTTTACAATACAATTATAATTTATACACCAATCTTTAAGACATGTTATATTTTACATATGGAAAATCTTATTTATAAATCATGGGTCTATTGCTTAACACCAGAAAgtatcttataaaccaagacattcttggaacattcttctaatgtcttacaaactga comes from Rutidosis leptorrhynchoides isolate AG116_Rl617_1_P2 chromosome 4, CSIRO_AGI_Rlap_v1, whole genome shotgun sequence and encodes:
- the LOC139845634 gene encoding dehydration-responsive element-binding protein 3-like; amino-acid sequence: MTKTNQKNLAKKTDHPVYRGVRMRSWGKWVSEIRQPRKKSRIWLGTFSTPEMAARAHDVAALCIKGNAAILNFPQLKDLLPRPASIDPRDVQAAAAKAATMQEISHVITPLPDINVSGSSGDELGQIIELPSLEGCFDPLELSVVDSMDGMLDTSWEVANIDEFQSNFYELMAKDSSSLHDIIYV